The Anas acuta chromosome 2, bAnaAcu1.1, whole genome shotgun sequence genomic interval CCCCATGGTTCAGGGGAGTTCTCTGGGGTGAGCTAAAGGGGGAATCCTACTGCTGTGCATGGTGTTTGATGTTGAGACAGACGATATGGACCTTTcagaggggagctggaggtgtgcATGCTGCTTGTGTCTGTGGACCTGAGGCCGCAGTGGTGATGGCTGCATTCCAAGGAGTGGGGGATTTGCAATGCCACTCCCTGATCTGCCAAGGTGAGTGTTTTGTAGGCTGTCTCACTGGAGCTTGTTGATGAGGATGCTGGGAAGACTGTGTGGCTGGTTATGCAGGAGTTCTTGGGACCTGAAGGGCTGCACCTGCAAACACTGAGCATCCTGGCTGATGTTTCACAtactttttgtactgtggtgcccagaactgcacacagtacttaaggtgaggctgcacagtgcagagcagagcgggacaatcccttcccttgaccgACTAGAAATGtcgtgcttgatgcaccccaagATACatttggccctcctggctgccagggcacattgCTAGCTCATCTTCAACTTGCTATCAACCAAAACCTCCAGAaccctctctgcggggctgctctccagcatctcatcacccagtctgtactaGGGTGATATAggcagggttgccccttcccaggtgtaGGATCTGGCACTAGtgcttgttaaacttcatgcagttggtgattgcccagctctccaatcagTCCAGAtctttctgcaaggcctttccactctcagcagagtccacaactcctccaagtttatTATCGTTgccaaatttgctcaaaacaccttctagtcctacatcctaatagtttaaaaaaaacattgaaatgaaCTGGCCCTGAAATGGAGCCCTAGGGGACCCCACTGATGACTGGCTGCCAGCTTcatgtggccccatttaccataaccctttgagccctaccCGTTAGCCAATTGTTCACGCATCATATTATGTTTgtatctagctgtatgctggacattttgtacactaggatcctatgggaaactaTGTCAAaatctttactgaaatccaaaaagattacatcagctggtttcccttgataGAATAAATGATTGATCttatcaaaaaacaaaatcaaatttgttaaacAGGACCTACAGCTCATTAAACCAagttggctgggaccaatgactcCTCCCCCCGAgtagcacaggggaacagggagcATGGGCTGCAGTAGGTCCCTGTTGCTTCATGTCCACTGcaccttcacagtcactctctgctcctgctccacgtAGCATCactcccacgggatgctgtccttcccaaactgagcccatgtgggcttcccacaggcagcagctcttcaagaaccGCTCCCATACAGGTCCATACCATGGGGGCCCTatatcaggagcaaactgctccagcacaggccccccacaggtggcagctccccccaaactccctgctcctgcgtgggctcctctccacaggctgcagctctgtcctGGGGGCCTGCTCGTGCAGGGGCTCTGCAtgggctgctgcctcctctccaCTTCATTTGTACAGGGTGAAGTGGgaatcatcatagaatcatagaacggtTCACCttgaaagggaccttaaggatccCTTaaggaccttaaggatcatcaaactccagccccctgccataggaagggatgtcacccaccagatcaggttaGCCAAGACCCCATCCAGGCTGGCCTTTAACACCTCTGTGGTGCATCCACAGCTTgtcttggcaacctgttccaatgcctcaccaccctcacagtgaagaatttcctccgaatttctagtctaaatctatcctcttttagctGAAGactgttcccccttgtcctatcattatctacatGAGTgaagagtccttctccatcttttttagaAGACTCCTTTAAATATGGAAAGGTCTCAAGGaagtctccccagagccttctcttctctgagctgaacatcacagaatcacagaattacataACATTaaggattggaagggaccttgaaagatcatctagtccaacccctctgccagagcaggaacacctaaatCATGTCACAAGGAAATGTGTCCAGGTGGGTACTGAAAGtatccagagaaggagacttcacaacccccctgggcagcctgttccagtgttctctAAACctcaacatcaaaaaaaaaagatttgcctAATATTTAAGCAGGACTTCCTGTGTTCTAGCTTACACCCATTaacccttgtcctatcactgtgTGTCAccgagaagagcctggctccatcctcctgacactcatcctttacatatttataaacatcaCCAACTTTCTCAATGTTTCTTCATAGGGGAGGTGCTCTAGCCCTCTGATCATATTTGGAGCCATCCGCTGGACTCGCTCTAACAGATACACATCATCTTGTGCTATGGGCCATAAAGCTCTAGGTAGTACTCCATGTGgggcctcatgagggcagagtagaggggaacaatcacctccttcGACCTGTAGGTCAcacctctgttgatgcagcccaggatgcagtgggccttctgggctgcaggagggcaatGCTGGGTCTTGTCGAGCCCTTGGTCCACCAGAacctccaagtccttctctgcagggctgctctcaatgagttcttctcccggtctgtactcctgtctgggattgccctgacccaggtgcagcaaaCTCCACTTAGAATTATTCAACCTCATGCACTTCatatgggcccacttctccagcctgtccaggacCCTTCCAATGTAGAGTGTTGGGTGGAGAAAGAAGGAGTGTCAGGCTGGCATGCATTAGAACTTTATTGAGGAAGACTCATGAAAAGGAAGGCGCACAAGCAGCAGGACCCTGGTCAGAGGTGCAAGCAAAGTGACCATCAGCAGCTATGCAATTTGTGTGGAAGGTATTCCCAGAGCACGGAGATCAGAGCATCCTCAGTCCATGAAGTTGGTTGCAGGGCATTGTTAGCTGCTGTCAGGGGTGTTGGCATGGGTCCTTAGCAGGGGTAGCAGGCTCTTCCGCCagagatgcagcccaggccTCCCAGGCCAAAGCCTCCGAAgccacctccagagatgggcaCTCCCTGGGCACTGAGGTTGCTGCCCACGGCAGCTGATGCGGAGGATCCAACGGCggtgttctgggggaaggagctgaggatgggtccTGGCAGGGTGACCAGCACGGCAGGAGGCTGGATGACGACGTGGGAGTCCTCGCACTGCCTGACAcagggctcgttgcagctgTTAGCCAGCGGGGTGGGTCCGCAGGGGCGGCAGATGTCGTAGCAGGACATGTCTGTGGTGTGGAGGGTCCCTGGAAGAGAGGGTATTGTGAATGCAGAGCGTGTTGGGGGTGTCAGGAGCGGTGGTGGGGGAGGCCAAGAGAGTGGAGAGGCCTGGGGTCATGAGAAGCATGGTGGTGGGGAGGTGGAAGGGCTGTTGAGGCTTGGGGCAGAGGGTTTGTGGAGAGATAGGGAGATGAGGCtggtggggtggggaaggaggtTGCGGGGTTCAGACTCACCTTGTTGGTCGCAGGGGAGAAGGCGTCTGGAGGAGTGTGTGAGAATGCGAGGCAAAGGGCCGTCTTTTATACTTGTCCCTGAGTGACACGGGACAAGAAACCCTTTGTGCATGACGGCATTTGGTGTGAGCTGCTCTTACATGCCAAAGCGTGACAAGTGGGGTGTGTTGTCCTTCCCACAACGcacctttttcatttccttgtgtTGAGGAAATGTCTATTTGGCCTTGGCGGCAGCTTTTAAGTAAGGATGGCCCTTTGGGAGGATTTGCATTGAGAATGGTAGTGAGGGCAGTCTGCAAACATGGCCAAAGCATGGGAGAGGTGGGGTGTCATGAAATGAGGTCATGGCGTGTCACTCAAGCGGTGCGGTTTGCGGCTGCATTGTTGTGAGGAGGGGGCCCTATTTGCTGGCATCGCCATACTGCAGGCTGGTCTGGACTTCCCAGATGTGCTGGGCGTCAGACACTGGCACACTTATTTATGATGATCTTACCCCTCTCATTTATAATGTGTAGCCACCGGTAGGTGTAATCTCTTAGGAGTTCAGCAAAGATTTGATTAAGTTCCTCAGaatatccttctggacaaaacgTCAAGCACACAGCTAGACTAATATCTAATGAGATGGTTGAGCAGTTGGCTGATTGGTCAGACTCAAAGTGTAGTTGTAAATGGGGTTACCTGTGCCTGGCAGGAAGTCACTATGGGGGTTCCTGAGGGCTCCATTTTGGGTAGAGAAGCCTCGCACATAGATGTTGAGAAATTGGAGGGCCGGGCTATGAGCAACagcatgaaatttaacaagggCAACTTACAAATTTCCCTTCTGAGACAGGGCAACCCGGGATCTATGTCCAGagtggaggaggagaggctggagaacGGCCCAGCATGAAAGGACATGGGGGTTCTGGGTGACAGCAAGTGGACTGAGAGTCAACAGGGTGCCCTGGCAGCCCAAAGTTCCTCCCGTTTCCTGGGTtacatcaagcacagcattgctagccgGTCAAAGGAAGTGATTGTCTGGCTCTACTGCGCACTGGTGCGGCCTTCCCTCAAGTGCTGTGTACAGAATTGGTCACCGCAATCTAACGACACAAAACTCTTAGAGATTGTCAAAAAGAGAACTACAGAAATGGTGAAAGGTTTAGAGGGCaggatgtatgaggagtggctgcaGGATCTTGGTTTGTTGAGCCCAGAGAAAAGGAGACCTGACCAGAGCCTACAGCTTCCCTACGAGGGGTGCAGAGGGACAGGCGCTGATCTCTTCTGTCTGGTGAGCAGCAGTGGGGCCCGAGGGTACAGCCTGAAGCTGTGTCAGGGCAGGTTCAGCTTGGATATTAGGGAAAGGCTATTTcctgag includes:
- the LOC137851887 gene encoding feather keratin 2-like yields the protein MSCYDICRPCGPTPLANSCNEPCVRQCEDSHVVIQPPAVLVTLPGPILSSFPQNTAVGSSASAAVGSNLSAQGVPISGGGFGGFGLGGLGCISGGRACYPC